In the Sediminibacter sp. Hel_I_10 genome, one interval contains:
- a CDS encoding IPT/TIG domain-containing protein — MLKALRLVGAFLAVFAISSLVSCEDDSDFVPVVINSVSPEELFVGEEVILQGENFNSVLFVFVDNDQFPYELDGNTITFIAPTTGGAGERTLTLVMADGYIVTEEINLNIRPIPIIQGLSTNAAQEGEEVTLRGLSFDNLQNVRIGDIDANVVSSTATELVITVPSGLTINEASNITVVTDGGEAVAPGKFWISDNLLLNGGLEAGDGDEFVNWSKFNGADLMTATTEAEEAFFGRSLRAVGFGGDAWRTQIASAATALEVDASYTLSMLIKAQQGTPGNGGNMRFSTTPEALYSANYEITTEWQQIEWTFTANTNPASVVLDLGVTENAVYFIDNITLVPTLD; from the coding sequence ATGTTAAAAGCTTTAAGATTAGTAGGTGCATTTTTAGCTGTTTTCGCAATTAGCTCTTTAGTAAGCTGTGAAGATGATTCAGATTTTGTCCCGGTAGTTATCAACAGTGTTTCTCCTGAAGAGCTATTTGTTGGTGAAGAGGTAATTCTACAAGGCGAAAATTTCAACTCAGTTTTATTTGTGTTTGTGGATAATGACCAGTTTCCTTATGAGCTGGATGGAAATACTATTACATTTATAGCACCTACCACCGGAGGCGCCGGAGAACGAACGCTGACACTAGTGATGGCAGATGGTTACATCGTTACTGAAGAAATCAACTTGAATATAAGACCAATCCCTATTATACAAGGCTTATCGACCAATGCTGCTCAAGAAGGAGAAGAAGTTACTCTAAGAGGACTATCTTTTGACAATCTTCAAAACGTAAGAATAGGTGACATAGACGCAAATGTTGTTTCATCCACGGCAACAGAACTAGTCATAACGGTGCCTTCTGGACTTACCATAAACGAAGCAAGTAACATCACAGTCGTAACAGATGGTGGTGAAGCCGTAGCACCAGGGAAATTTTGGATAAGTGATAATCTACTTCTTAATGGAGGACTCGAAGCTGGAGATGGTGATGAGTTTGTAAATTGGTCAAAATTCAATGGAGCAGATTTAATGACTGCTACAACTGAAGCTGAAGAGGCGTTTTTTGGAAGATCTTTACGTGCTGTTGGATTTGGAGGTGATGCATGGAGAACACAGATAGCTAGTGCCGCAACTGCCTTAGAAGTTGATGCTAGTTACACACTGTCAATGTTAATAAAAGCACAACAAGGCACTCCTGGAAACGGCGGGAATATGAGATTTTCAACCACGCCCGAGGCCCTTTACAGTGCTAATTATGAAATCACTACAGAATGGCAACAAATTGAGTGGACATTTACAGCTAACACTAATCCAGCAAGTGTTGTGTTAGACCTTGGGGTTACAGAAAATGCAGTATATTTTATTGACAACATCACATTAGTACCTACCTTAGATTAG